In the Sus scrofa isolate TJ Tabasco breed Duroc chromosome 6, Sscrofa11.1, whole genome shotgun sequence genome, one interval contains:
- the LOC110261388 gene encoding LOW QUALITY PROTEIN: uncharacterized protein LOC110261388 (The sequence of the model RefSeq protein was modified relative to this genomic sequence to represent the inferred CDS: inserted 2 bases in 1 codon; substituted 1 base at 1 genomic stop codon) encodes MDTTGRLINSRFQQQRNLQPLGGRAPGELPAPCDALGKPPTPVATGLSIASLRRSQLLAKDTPCPDVMPKAGLAPLNGHTWPDPISRCGLGSWTPRLEGEPLTLEDLAIPTQSQAWTLSQAAIHQLLASVRRLEQEAVRLRCWASREPPAPXTAGALDXRGQALPARPQPSQPGPASWDERKKHRHALRETAGFLGMPRVQGGLTDSPASSKPASLETALGMLTGDALDPEQGVLPAHPPRRGEKCSLGTAYGRWQRGDPLLPQGAGSSEARLCSPSSSSSAPGVLQGQEGGEGTPGEQVSREEERPASCPPDTAAVKSVLQNRAGSTADPESEPAG; translated from the exons ATGGACACCACCGGCCGGCTGATCAACTCACGCTTCCAGCAGCAGCGCAATCTGCAGCCCCTGGGCGGGAG AGCCCCAGGAGAGCTTCCAGCCCCATGTGATGCCCTGGGGAAGCCCCCTACCCCAGTGGCCACTGGTTTGTCCATCGCCAGCCTGAGGCGGTCCCAACTGCTGGCCAAAGATACCCCCTGCCCAGATGTCATGCCCAAGGCAGGCCTGGCCCCTCTCAATGGACACACATGGCCAGACCCCATATCCCGGTGTGGCCTGGGGAGCTGGACCCCTAGGCTCGAAGGGGAACCCCTCACCCTGGAGGATCTGGCCATCCCCACCCAGAGCCAGGCTTGGACCCTATCCCAAGCTGCCATCcaccagctgctggcctctgtgcGACGCCTGGAGCAGGAGGCGGTCCGTCTCAGGTGCTGGGCATCCCGGGAACCTCCAGCCCC CACGGCGGGGGCCCTGGACTAGCGTGGCCAGGCACTCCCTGCtcgcccccagcccagccagcctggTCCTGCTTCCTGGGATGAGAGGAAGAAACACCGCCACGCTCTCAGGGAAACTGCGGGTTTCCTGGGGATGCCCCGGGTCCAGGGTGGGCTCACAGACTCTCCGGCAAGCAGCAAGCCTGCATCACTGGAGACTGCTTTGGGGATGCTGACTGGGGATGCCCTTGACCCTGAGCAGGGAGtccttcctgcccaccccccaagGCGCGGAGAGAAGTGCTCCTTAGGAACTGCATACGGCAGGTGGCAGAGGGGTGACCCCCTGCTCCCTCAAGGGGCGGGCAGCAGTGAGGCCAGACTCtgctctccatcctcctccagtTCAGCCCCCGGCGTCCTccaagggcaggaaggaggggaggggaccccGGGGGAGCAGGTCAGTAGGGAGGAAGAGAGACCGGCTTCCTGTCCGCCAGACACGGCTGCTGTGAAGAGTGTCCTGCAG AACAGAGCCGGAAGCACTGCGGACCCGGAGTCTGAGCCAGCTGGGTGA
- the LOC102165849 gene encoding uncharacterized protein C1orf167, translating into TRSVPSQQWPSRCFRAWQHLVQRRRAVAAAVALGRRQLLRRSLQALKWALWLREAQLEVAWGRHTQALLARTFQKWRNLIQQQKQGQPRVQAGPGPSPSGGGQDRGPSVRKPAVDIAQRSSPGSLREEPGTQLSALRSGRKPDGGNRGVQIPKPLQQLAVFLLECLQKEWARREKGVPEEAPGARLRTQRMERPPQTWLSPAAHASWAAPLDPQQQRAWLCRCFGAWQRFVQRGTRYRVHVANRQAGTLRMCLQRWVRMKQLRASDGAKVTQLSLCQPKAGTVVLLSSAAAEATALGLGMVSQAQTLPQDQSPGSLQEVCRRRDLHWALLLWRTRLSQRQQANSFFQDVQQRALCHILRGRRMRTQDPGTLPRTTLAPVPLGGILGGEAWRGCSSPHSSLEKASRAPALLETLLVKFLWTAGQRQQGRCLLLWQARAQQSRGAARWHLSTLQRRIFLGWSHWAAAHGARRELAARWAQDRCCRAVLGLWWRRLVQQREAEQWAWERSRRLQRRALGHWHSCWQRQQLLREKYQKWVQGRLWGLRGAVFRGWRQVAAHRRATAASPEQVLKQNHFQAWGGFVRDIRTLQATCAAFQDGLRQAPGATSAMWWETPVAAARPQAQHVARASFSWRSHVQGRQMDGQLRRAWAQQASLARVLEAWAQAAAQGRVQRAVIIQFQQAGPRRLLRTHWAQGRTARLRVWLEPKAEARTAQPWPRAALRHWPRLATRGRLLVLTTPPALRKQVRWGPPGVGSPKLPEGQWPQHQFDSAQVARVVGCFSRTPVACGHPPYQFSDTHPSLADSQLWVHQQTFTEHLLRTSPVPVHHKDVPWAMFIRDMGTWTLKSWCSLGSR; encoded by the exons ACCAGGTCTGTCCCCAGCCAGCAGTGGCCGTCCAGATGTTTCAGAGCATGGCAGCACTTGGTGCAGAGGCGGcgggcagtggctgcagctgtggcgctgGGCCGCCGGCAGCTGTTGCGCAGGAGCCTGCAGGCACTGAAGTGGGCGCTGTGGCTCCGGGAGGCCCAGCTAGAGGTGGCCTGGGGGCGACACACGCAGGCCCTGCTGGCCCGGACTTTCCAAAAG TGGAGAAACTTGATTCAGCAGCAGAAACAAGGGCAGCCTCGCGTCCAGGCTGGGCCAGGACCCTCACCCTCTGGGGGAGGCCAGGACCGAGGCCCCTCTGTAAGAAAACCAGCAGTGGACATCGCCCAGAGGAGCAG CCCAGGGAGTctgagggaggagccaggaaCCCAGCTGTCTGCACTGCGTTCTGGGCGGAAGCCAGATGGAGGAAACAGGGGAGTCCAGATCCCGAAGCCTCTGCAACAGCTGGCTG TCTTCCTCCTGGAGTGCCTCCAAAAGGAATGGGCCAGGCGGGAGAAGGGGGTCCCGGAAGAGGCCCCTGGGGCCAGGCTGAGGACCCAGAGGATGGAGAGGCCCCCACAGACCTGGCTCTCTCCTGCTGCACATGCATCCTGGGCAGCCCCACTGGACCCCCAGCAGCAGAGAGCCTGGCTCTGCAG GTGCTTTGGGGCCTGGCAGCGTTTCGTGCAAAGAGGGACGCGGTATCGGGTCCACGTGGCCAACCGCCAGGCGGGGACCCTGAGGATGTGCTTGCAGCGGTGGGTGCGGATGAAGCAGCTCCGGGCCTCAGATGGGGCGAAGGTGACCCAGCTGTCCCTTTGCCAGCCAAAGGCAG GGACCGTGGTTCTGCTCAGCTCAGCTGCTGCAGAGGCcacagccctgggcctggggatGGTGTCTCAGGCCCAGACACTGCCCCAGGACCAAAGCCCTGGATCTCTGCAGGAAGTCTGCCGGAGACGCGACCTCCACTGGGCACTGCTGCtatggaggacaaggctctctcAGCGCCAGCAGGCCAA CTCTTTCTTCCAGGACGTGCAGCAGCGGGCGCTGTGCCACATCCTGAGGGGGAGgcgcatgaggacacaggatcccGGCACCCTTCCCAGGACCACCTTGGCCCCCGTACCGCTGGGCGGCATCCTGGGAGGGGAGGCCTGGCGGGGCTGCAGctcaccccacagctcactggagAAG GCTTCCAGGGCCCCCGCTCTCCTGGAGACGCTTCTGGTGAAATTTCTGTGGACAGCTGGGCAGCGGCAGCAGGGGCGGTGCCTTCTGCTCTGGCAGGCGCGGGCCCAGCAGTCCCGGGGCGCAGCGAGATGGCACCTGAGCACCCTTCAGAGGCG CATCTTCCTTGGCTGGAGCCACTGGGCAGCAGCCCATGGGGCCCGGAGGGAGCTGGCTGCCCGCTGGGCCCAGGATCGGTGCTGCAGGGCAGTGCTGGGCCTGTGGTGGCGGCGGCTGGTACAGCAGCGGGAGGCAGAGCAGTGGGCCTGGGAGCGGAGCCGGAGACTGCAGCGCCGTGCCCTGGGCCACTGGCATTCCTGCTGGCAGA GGCAGCAGCTCCTGCGTGAAAAGTACCAGAAGTGGGTGCAGGGCCGCCTCTGGGGCCTTCGGGGGGCCGTGTTCCGGGGCTGGCGGCAGGTGGCCGCTCATCGGAGAGCCACGGCAGCCAGTCCAGAGCAGGTCCTGAAGCAGAA CCACTTCCAGGCCTGGGGTGGATTCGTGAGAGACATAAGGACCCTccaggccacatgtgcagccttcCAAGATGGCCTGAGACAGGCTCCAGGGGCCACATCTGCCATGTGGTGGGAAACCCCAGTGGCCGCAGCCCGGCCTCAGGCACAGCACGTGGCTCGGGCCTCCTTCTCCTGGAGAAGCCATGTGCAGGGACGCCAGATGGACGGGCAGCTGAGGAGGGCCTGGGCACAGCAGGCCTCTCTTGCAAG gGTCCTAGAGGCCTGGGCCCAGGCAGCAGCCCAGGGCCGGGTCCAGAGAGCCGTCATCATCCAGTTCCAGCAGGCTGGGCCCAGGCGTCTCCTGCGAACCCACTGGGCCCAGGGGAGGACAGCGCGGCTCAGAGTGTGGCTGGAACCAAAGGCGGAGGCCCgcacagcccagccctggcccagggctgcccTCAGGCACTGGCCCAGgttggccaccagagggcgcctCCTGGTGCTCACGACCCCTCCAGCCCTGAGAAAGCAGGTGAGGTGGGGCCCTCCTGGGGTGGGAAGCCCCAAATTACCCGAGGGCCAGTGGCCTCAGCATCAGTTTGATTCAGCCCAGGTGGCAAGGGTGGTTGGATGCTTCTCCAGGACCCCAGTGGCCTGTGGACACCCTCCCTACCAGTTCTCAGACACTCACCCTAGTCTGGCAGACAGCCAACTATGGGTCCATCAACaaacattcactgagcacctactgagGACCAGCCCGGTGCCAGTCCACCACAAAGATGTGCCCTGGGCCATGTTCATTAGGGACATGGGCACCTGGACTCTTAAGTCATGGTGCAGCCTAGGGTCAAGATAG